GACTCAGATCACATGAACTTGGATACAAGAGGCTACTAGGCTGTTTTGAGGGAATGTAATCACATTATCTGTTAGCAATGGGTGCGTAAGCACAAACAATTAAGAAGCATATGGGGCAAAGGGAAAGCTGGATGTGACTTGAATCAACAGGGTTGCTATGAATTTAGTTTTCTTATGATTCAAATAAAATTTGCTGCAATAAGTCTCACGAGACCCTAAGTCGTTTCTAGCGCTAGAATGAGCGGAAAAATACTCTATATATTGATAATATCTCCCTCGTTTTCAATATGGGTGCTGATCGTAAATCGATTGGCTAAAAATTGACCACTATCAGTTTCATTTTCTTAGCAGTAACAAAGTCACAGCTATGTCGGTAGTATTAATTGATACAAAACTAATAATTATGGATGTATTCTTATTGTAGGCCTTTAGCATTACCAGAACGGTAAGATAAAGTCTGATTTAGTATGTATTAAGGGTGGTTTTCACCTGTGATCTCTATATTTTTTATATTAAAAAAATAAGCAGGCAATAATTTTCCTCCTTTAATAAATAAAAATTCTATAAAATAAAAACCTTTTATTTTTTATATTCCTCTAATCCTAAAATCCTGAATAATTATCTTTTTATATACAATCAGCTCATTTACTCATGATCAGCTAAACATATATTTCAGTTGAATTTATCTCACTCCAATAAATATATTTGAATTGTATTTTTATGCAAGTAATTTTACTAATATTTGTTTGGACCAGCTTTTTTATCTGATTAGCACTCAAAGATGAAAGCAAAGATAGAAGATCTCATAAGTACTCCCTAAAGCTTTCCTGCCACCTTCAGAATCACACTCTATGTTCTAGGCGTTTTCTCATGCTATTTTGGCTATATAAAATAGCACTTAGCATTCAGTGCATAATGATGACTCTAAATCATAGAGTCAATTCACCTAATTTATGATTCAACGATAGAGTAGGAAAGCTTTTGGAAATATTGATTTTGTAGGAGTGACAGGTAAAATGGATGGTTCTTTAGCAAGATACTTGCCACTTATTACATAAAAATTAAAATTTTTATACTATCAAAATAATATAATCTTCAAGAGAAAAGGTATTAATAAAATAGGCGAAAATCCCTACTTTTAAAGCACAATTTTAGGTATTGACTAACTCGGTAGAGGCTGATTCTGCTGTGGGAGGTTGCCAAATAGCAGCCTTGATCAAAGCCCAAATCAAAGAAACATTGTAAATCGCCCAGGCAGAGTTCAGAAGATGTAGGCCAGGGTTATCTAAAGTACCCATTGCATACCGAATTAGGCTCCAAGAAATCCCTAATATAGTCAGAACGACAACCGTGAGTTGAGGGATTACAAGACCAACATACATCCCAGATTGGCGTTGTTTAGGAGTGACTTGAAACTTAACAGGCCGCCCCGTAAACACACTCCACACTGCTTTGATAAAGAGTGGAAAGAGTGCGATCGCAAATTGTTCTGCTCGCCATAGTTCCTCCTTCTTAATGCCCCAAGCAGCGGCCATAAAGGTAATCCGGTTGAGAATGAAAGCAGGCACAAAATGGATGGCAAACGCCAGGCCGTAGGTCTGCACGGGTATCGCTTCTGTAAAAAAGTAAATCAGCGGACAGGCAATGAAAATCAGGGTAAAAAATCCAGAAAAGTAACTATACATCGTCTGGAAGTATTGCAGCTGCTGCCAAACGGTGAGCCCTTTTTTGGTGAGAGGATTCTCTTGTAGCAAAACTTGAACGGTCCCCTGAGCCCATCTCAATCGCTGCTTTAAAGTAGAGCTGAGATCATCTGGAGCCAGACCAACCGCTAATACTTCATGATGATACACTGACTTCCACCCTGCAGCATGCAGTCGCATCGCCGTATTCATGTCTTCCGTAATACTGGCACTGGAGACCCCACCCACTAACTCAAACTCCTCTAAGCGTTTTTGATCTGCCATATATTCATCGGCGAAATTTTGCAGCCCTGTCGTGACCAATGCTTCGCGACGTAAAACCGCATTCGTGCCTGTATAAAAGGCTGAACTCATGCCGTCCTTCCCTTGTTGAATCGGGCCATAGAACAGACGCGCTTGATGGCCAAAGGGGTCACCGGGAGGAAGGTTATAAAAGTCTTGTGGGGTTTGAACAAAGGCAATATCGCTGTCTTTGTATGCCCCATCCTGCATACTGTAATCAAAGAAATAGGGCAGGGCTCGCTGGAGAAAATGAGGTTTAGGAATATGGTCAGCATCTAGGGTCAAGATGAGATCGCCGGTTGTTTCTCCGGAAAATAAGGCATAGTTAATGTTGCCTGCTTTAGCATGATGGGGTTTCCCTTTAGGCTTAGGACGAGCAATATAGCGACTGCGCGCTAGGTCAATTAAGTCCTGTTCCTTTTGCTCAATGGTGCATTGTAGGGTCTTGATTTCGGCCTTGAGATAGTCCGTCACCGAGCCATATTGATGATTGAGTAGACGAGTGCTTTGTTGCAGGCTATGGAGATAACCGGCTAACTGCTGAGTTTGATCTTGAATCCCAGTGGACTCTGGTGAAAAGAACTTGATGGCAATTAAACACTGACGTTGATCTAGAGTCGGATTGTAGCTGATA
The genomic region above belongs to Acaryochloris sp. CCMEE 5410 and contains:
- a CDS encoding glycosyltransferase, coding for MTNAVPIIENTPAFSGNIRIRLKDRTLLFRFLVIINLIFGGWYLQWRILNSVNFNALWLALPLLLAEIYSYIGGVMFFIGLWRPIVRDVKPLRQMRPALPEAEWPSVDVFITCYNEPVEMVRETAKAALNMDYPATKLKVYVLDDGNSPQMRKMSEQLCIGDLQTPQLRAAADEINSQRLHLKAQVQHLQSLVSEIAAGEEKLKSHTLTLETKRENAQVALDWFGQLQQPHIPMKPWLELQTVLGEGVDNVLKYAHKDLPPTTPIDLELNISSNVLVLQIWDRGPGLDNPDKIFKSLEDVDLMAEGGRGFGIMSQFTDFISYNPTLDQRQCLIAIKFFSPESTGIQDQTQQLAGYLHSLQQSTRLLNHQYGSVTDYLKAEIKTLQCTIEQKEQDLIDLARSRYIARPKPKGKPHHAKAGNINYALFSGETTGDLILTLDADHIPKPHFLQRALPYFFDYSMQDGAYKDSDIAFVQTPQDFYNLPPGDPFGHQARLFYGPIQQGKDGMSSAFYTGTNAVLRREALVTTGLQNFADEYMADQKRLEEFELVGGVSSASITEDMNTAMRLHAAGWKSVYHHEVLAVGLAPDDLSSTLKQRLRWAQGTVQVLLQENPLTKKGLTVWQQLQYFQTMYSYFSGFFTLIFIACPLIYFFTEAIPVQTYGLAFAIHFVPAFILNRITFMAAAWGIKKEELWRAEQFAIALFPLFIKAVWSVFTGRPVKFQVTPKQRQSGMYVGLVIPQLTVVVLTILGISWSLIRYAMGTLDNPGLHLLNSAWAIYNVSLIWALIKAAIWQPPTAESASTELVNT